One part of the Candidatus Sericytochromatia bacterium genome encodes these proteins:
- a CDS encoding Ig-like domain-containing protein gives PEQRATLDVTVVEELAVQNIRVTPVNPTLVVGETLPLQAQVRMKDGQVHANVAWSSSDSIMATVNPATAEVTALKPGRVTIVAAYALDPRYKGMTEIEVVTERPPSPAPLPRPSLFPVAFTPRPTPRPLTTLPATQATRLPSPQPTFSPSPPTSLRPSSDLPGTTIDVGVPFGPLNFALMRTLSYQTVVEVVDFQTVVLADGNQLTLTSNGGRTWTVFPNVGSQPIRALHWTSAGEGWVAGDNGTLLRVRITDGQLRFDVKNSGTSESIKDVHFLPDGNGLLLHGSTIKRSADGGENWGEPLTLYAERFYSDGLGGAVVMGGNSLYRLDAGGFAKVAVEGRERFDRVRSTSGTVWLRDRSEQRWYRTEDWKTFAPLPSDLVTATQIVRGTISDVYPLSREVWLVQLPDRRLMITRDAGTTWSDPRTASQSFTTLFPFSDTQMWALAGDTLLRLGVP, from the coding sequence CCCGAGCAGCGGGCGACGCTGGATGTCACCGTGGTTGAGGAACTCGCGGTGCAGAACATCAGGGTCACCCCAGTCAATCCCACGCTGGTGGTGGGAGAGACCCTGCCCTTGCAGGCGCAGGTGCGCATGAAGGATGGCCAGGTTCACGCCAATGTGGCCTGGTCGTCGTCGGACAGCATCATGGCCACGGTCAACCCGGCCACGGCTGAGGTCACGGCCCTGAAACCCGGCCGTGTCACGATCGTGGCGGCCTATGCGCTGGACCCTCGCTACAAGGGCATGACCGAGATTGAGGTGGTGACCGAACGGCCCCCCAGTCCTGCGCCCTTGCCGCGCCCCAGCCTCTTCCCGGTGGCCTTCACGCCTCGCCCGACCCCCCGCCCGCTCACCACGCTTCCCGCGACCCAGGCGACTCGCCTACCCAGTCCTCAGCCGACGTTTTCCCCCTCGCCACCCACGTCTCTTCGCCCCTCCAGCGACCTGCCCGGCACCACCATCGACGTGGGCGTGCCCTTCGGGCCGTTGAACTTTGCCTTGATGCGCACGCTTTCCTACCAGACGGTGGTGGAGGTGGTGGACTTCCAGACCGTGGTGCTCGCCGACGGCAACCAGTTGACCCTCACCAGCAACGGGGGACGCACCTGGACGGTTTTCCCCAATGTCGGATCTCAGCCGATCCGGGCACTGCACTGGACCTCAGCTGGCGAGGGGTGGGTGGCCGGCGATAACGGCACCCTGCTCCGCGTGCGCATCACGGACGGGCAGTTGCGCTTTGACGTGAAGAACTCGGGCACCAGCGAGTCCATCAAAGATGTTCACTTCCTGCCTGATGGCAACGGTCTCTTACTCCACGGCAGCACCATCAAGCGTTCCGCCGACGGGGGGGAGAACTGGGGCGAGCCGCTGACGCTCTACGCGGAGCGCTTTTACTCGGATGGCCTCGGCGGGGCCGTCGTCATGGGGGGTAACAGCCTGTATCGGCTGGATGCCGGCGGCTTCGCCAAGGTGGCGGTCGAGGGCCGTGAACGCTTCGACCGCGTGCGTTCGACCAGTGGCACCGTCTGGCTGCGGGACCGTTCCGAACAGCGCTGGTATCGCACGGAGGATTGGAAAACCTTCGCGCCACTGCCCTCCGACTTGGTCACGGCCACCCAGATCGTGCGCGGAACCATCAGCGACGTGTACCCGCTCAGCCGGGAGGTATGGCTGGTCCAGCTCCCCGATCGCAGGCTGATGATCACCCGGGACGCCGGGACGACCTGGTCGGATCCCCGCACCGCCAGCCAGTCCTTCACCACCCTGTTCCCTTTCAGTGACACTCAGATGTGGGCCCTTGCGGGCGACACCCTGCTGCGTTTGGGCGTTCCCTGA
- a CDS encoding DUF305 domain-containing protein, translating into MTKRAFRSFPFAVLTTALLLGCPSVPPPVAPSPAASVAPSVADQAFIDGMVPHHEGAVMMADEALRKATREELRAFARQVKADQGVEIAQMKAWRLAWFGSDKTPPMDHAAHHVSASGAAYDAAWCQAMVAHHEGALTMSADLLKAAARPEVRDLAQRIIVAQEREIIQLKAWAAAWR; encoded by the coding sequence ATGACCAAGCGAGCGTTCCGATCGTTTCCATTTGCCGTGCTGACCACCGCTCTCTTGCTAGGTTGCCCTTCGGTGCCCCCGCCGGTAGCCCCCAGCCCCGCGGCGAGCGTGGCGCCCAGCGTGGCGGACCAGGCTTTCATCGACGGCATGGTGCCGCATCACGAAGGGGCCGTCATGATGGCCGACGAGGCGCTGAGGAAGGCGACCCGGGAGGAGTTGCGGGCTTTTGCGCGACAGGTGAAGGCCGACCAGGGGGTTGAGATTGCCCAGATGAAGGCCTGGCGATTGGCCTGGTTCGGGTCTGATAAGACCCCGCCCATGGACCATGCGGCCCACCACGTGTCAGCCAGCGGGGCCGCCTACGACGCAGCCTGGTGCCAGGCGATGGTGGCGCATCACGAGGGCGCCCTGACGATGTCAGCCGACCTGCTGAAGGCCGCTGCCCGCCCTGAGGTGCGGGACCTGGCTCAGCGCATCATCGTCGCGCAGGAGCGGGAGATCATCCAGCTGAAGGCCTGGGCGGCTGCCTGGCGTTGA
- the glmS gene encoding glutamine--fructose-6-phosphate transaminase (isomerizing) produces the protein MCGIVGYIGTQSASDIIVDGLKRLEYRGYDSAGIAIAHDGLLDLRREVGKLRNLEAQVIAQPPQGSIGIGHTRWATHGRPTTFNAHPHTDTSGDLVVVHNGIIENYAALKSQLIGQGVKFASDTDTEVLAHLIASLYEGDLLAAVFEALKHVEGTYAIAVLHRKNQDLLVGARKGSPLIVGMGEGENYLASDIPAILNYTRQIVYLDEGQVAEVRRDGVKVYNEKREQVPFSIARIDWNLVAAEKAGFEHFMLKEIHEQPTSLSNAIAGRFDEREGQLFLDDIGLAPDLLAGFRRIAIVACGTAYYAGLVGKYLIEQLARIPTEVDLASEYRYRDPVIDAETLFIAVTQSGETADTLAAVREAKRQGATVLGLVNVIGSAIAREAHGNLYLHAGPEISVASTKAYTSMVAGFELLALHLGLARGTLALDQAKRLMSDLKRVPALVSRILENDRGIRELASRFTNHRDFLFLGRGLNYPTALEGALKLKEISYIHAEAYAAGELKHGPIALITHEMPVVAVATDGPTYDKVLSNIQEVKARDGVVIAVATEGNITIQEHVDYTLYVPPVDPLFAPLVNVIPLQLLSYHIARLRGLDVDQPRNLAKSVTVE, from the coding sequence ATGTGCGGCATCGTTGGTTACATCGGCACCCAGAGCGCGTCCGACATCATCGTCGACGGCCTCAAGCGGCTTGAATACCGGGGCTATGACTCGGCGGGCATCGCGATCGCCCACGACGGCCTGCTCGACCTGCGCCGCGAGGTCGGCAAGCTGCGCAACCTGGAGGCCCAGGTCATTGCCCAGCCGCCGCAGGGCTCGATTGGCATCGGCCACACCCGCTGGGCCACCCATGGCCGTCCCACCACCTTCAACGCCCACCCGCACACCGACACCAGCGGCGATCTCGTGGTGGTTCACAACGGCATCATCGAGAACTATGCCGCGCTCAAGAGCCAGCTGATCGGTCAGGGCGTGAAGTTCGCCTCGGACACCGACACCGAGGTGCTGGCCCACCTGATCGCCAGCCTGTACGAAGGCGACCTGCTGGCCGCCGTGTTCGAGGCCCTGAAGCACGTGGAGGGCACCTATGCCATCGCGGTGCTGCATCGCAAGAACCAGGACCTGCTGGTGGGCGCACGCAAGGGCAGCCCGCTGATCGTCGGCATGGGCGAGGGCGAGAATTACCTGGCCAGTGACATTCCGGCGATCCTCAACTACACGCGCCAGATCGTCTACCTGGATGAGGGGCAGGTCGCCGAGGTGCGCCGGGATGGCGTCAAGGTCTACAACGAGAAGCGCGAGCAGGTGCCCTTCTCGATCGCCCGCATCGACTGGAATCTCGTGGCGGCCGAAAAAGCCGGCTTCGAACACTTCATGCTCAAAGAAATCCACGAGCAGCCCACATCGCTATCCAACGCGATCGCCGGTCGCTTCGACGAGCGCGAGGGTCAGCTCTTCCTGGATGACATCGGGCTCGCGCCGGACCTGCTGGCGGGCTTCCGGCGCATCGCGATCGTGGCCTGCGGCACGGCCTACTACGCGGGCCTGGTGGGCAAGTACCTGATCGAACAGCTGGCCCGCATCCCGACCGAGGTCGACCTGGCCTCGGAATATCGCTACCGCGATCCTGTGATCGATGCTGAGACGCTTTTCATCGCCGTCACGCAGAGCGGCGAGACGGCCGACACGCTGGCTGCGGTGCGCGAGGCCAAGCGGCAAGGGGCCACGGTGCTAGGACTGGTCAACGTGATCGGCTCGGCGATCGCCCGCGAGGCGCACGGCAACCTCTACCTGCACGCCGGGCCTGAAATCTCCGTCGCCTCGACCAAGGCCTACACCTCGATGGTGGCCGGCTTCGAACTGCTGGCGTTGCACCTCGGGCTGGCGCGGGGAACGCTGGCGCTGGACCAGGCGAAGCGCCTCATGAGCGACCTCAAGCGCGTGCCGGCGCTGGTCTCGCGCATTCTGGAAAACGATCGCGGCATTCGCGAGCTGGCCAGCCGCTTCACCAACCACCGCGACTTCCTGTTCCTGGGCCGCGGCCTGAACTACCCCACGGCCCTCGAAGGCGCGCTGAAACTCAAGGAAATCAGCTACATCCACGCCGAGGCCTACGCCGCCGGCGAGCTGAAGCACGGGCCGATCGCCCTGATCACCCACGAGATGCCGGTGGTGGCCGTGGCTACCGACGGTCCGACCTACGACAAGGTGCTCTCCAACATCCAGGAGGTGAAGGCGCGTGACGGCGTGGTCATTGCGGTAGCCACCGAGGGCAACATCACGATCCAGGAGCATGTCGACTACACGCTCTACGTGCCGCCGGTCGACCCGCTGTTCGCGCCGCTGGTCAACGTGATACCGCTGCAGTTGCTCTCCTACCATATCGCTCGCTTGCGCGGCCTGGACGTGGACCAACCCCGCAACCTGGCCAAGTCCGTGACGGTGGAGTAG
- the hemB gene encoding porphobilinogen synthase codes for MPPTIRPRRLRRTPVLRELVRETSLAPSDFIYPLFIVPGEGQRRPVGSMPGVSQLSVDEAVRECEALWGLGLRAVILFGLPPDKDPEGSGAHDPNGPVQACIRALKRALPELYVITDVCLCEYTSHGHCGVLAGETVLNDPTLDLLARASVSHAAAGADMVAPSDMMDGRVAAIRRALDLAGHSDVPILSYAVKYASGFYGPFREAADSAPAFGDRRSYQMDPGNAREALREAALDEAEGADMLMVKPALPYLDILWRVREQTNLPLAAYHVSGEFAMIKAAAANGWIDEPRVVLEAMTGIRRAGADLIITYHTPDLLRWL; via the coding sequence CTGCCCCCGACCATCCGGCCCCGCCGCCTGCGCCGCACGCCCGTGCTGCGGGAACTCGTGCGGGAAACCAGCCTGGCGCCGAGCGACTTCATTTACCCGCTCTTCATCGTGCCCGGCGAGGGCCAGCGGCGACCGGTCGGTTCGATGCCGGGCGTCTCCCAGCTGTCTGTCGACGAGGCCGTGCGCGAATGCGAAGCCCTGTGGGGGCTGGGTTTGCGCGCGGTGATCCTGTTTGGTTTGCCGCCGGATAAGGATCCCGAGGGCAGCGGCGCTCACGACCCGAATGGCCCCGTTCAGGCTTGCATTCGGGCGCTCAAGCGTGCCTTGCCCGAGCTTTACGTCATCACCGACGTCTGCTTGTGTGAATACACCTCGCACGGCCACTGTGGGGTGCTGGCGGGCGAGACCGTGCTGAATGACCCGACGCTCGACCTGCTGGCGCGGGCCTCGGTCTCGCACGCGGCGGCGGGGGCGGACATGGTGGCGCCTTCCGACATGATGGACGGGCGGGTGGCGGCGATTCGCCGGGCTCTCGACCTCGCCGGCCATTCCGACGTGCCGATTCTCAGCTACGCCGTGAAGTATGCCTCCGGCTTCTACGGGCCGTTTCGCGAAGCCGCCGATTCGGCTCCGGCCTTTGGCGATCGCCGGAGCTACCAGATGGACCCAGGCAATGCGCGTGAGGCCCTGCGCGAGGCGGCGCTGGACGAAGCCGAAGGGGCCGACATGCTGATGGTCAAACCGGCCCTCCCCTACCTCGACATCCTGTGGCGGGTGCGGGAGCAGACCAATCTTCCTCTGGCGGCCTATCACGTGAGCGGCGAGTTCGCGATGATCAAGGCGGCCGCAGCCAACGGCTGGATCGACGAGCCACGCGTCGTGCTGGAAGCGATGACGGGCATCCGACGGGCGGGCGCCGATCTGATCATCACCTACCACACGCCGGACCTGCTGCGCTGGCTGTGA
- a CDS encoding alpha/beta fold hydrolase: MIDLMAPVRWVSPEEPATALWRGLAQVLTFPTLGLDPSVALLNPGAAAKHTVQRIHIPLGDTTTPGHLFVPHHSEGATVVIAHGTTAPHATSYYMWVQALLARGINVLTFELDGHGENPRPLKVPDIQDNVPAAIAYARSRREIDPARVGLLGISLGGACSLHAAAQDPGVRAVVTVGSPNRIRIDEWGKFGEVLGLFNPEVAPTFFEASPNVLLGFLKTHLRSDHARRDEPSDLMSSTTRQAVSAALRQLDPLAAAASLGKTPLLVINGEWDFIAPSDHARELWTRAPGEKAMLLVPRRNHFTVMVSRRAVQAMADWFGRHV; this comes from the coding sequence ATGATAGACCTGATGGCGCCCGTACGCTGGGTGTCCCCTGAAGAACCGGCCACGGCGCTCTGGCGTGGTCTGGCGCAAGTGTTGACCTTCCCGACGCTCGGGTTGGACCCTTCAGTTGCCTTGCTCAATCCGGGCGCCGCGGCAAAGCATACCGTCCAGCGGATTCACATTCCCCTGGGCGATACCACCACGCCCGGCCATCTGTTCGTGCCGCACCACAGTGAGGGCGCCACGGTCGTGATCGCCCATGGCACCACCGCGCCTCACGCCACCTCCTATTACATGTGGGTGCAGGCGCTGCTGGCCCGTGGCATCAACGTCCTGACTTTCGAACTGGATGGCCACGGGGAAAACCCGCGCCCCTTGAAGGTTCCGGACATTCAAGACAACGTCCCTGCGGCGATCGCCTATGCCCGCAGCCGGCGGGAAATTGACCCGGCCCGGGTCGGGCTGCTCGGCATCAGCCTCGGCGGCGCCTGCTCGCTCCACGCCGCAGCGCAGGACCCCGGTGTCAGGGCCGTCGTGACGGTCGGGAGTCCCAACCGAATTCGTATCGACGAATGGGGCAAGTTCGGTGAGGTCTTGGGCCTGTTCAATCCCGAAGTTGCCCCGACCTTTTTCGAAGCCTCCCCCAACGTGCTGCTGGGCTTCCTCAAAACCCATCTGCGCAGCGACCATGCGCGGCGCGACGAGCCCAGCGACCTGATGTCCAGCACCACACGCCAGGCCGTCTCCGCGGCCTTGCGTCAGCTGGATCCGCTGGCGGCGGCAGCGAGCCTTGGCAAGACGCCGTTGCTCGTCATCAATGGCGAGTGGGACTTCATTGCCCCGAGCGACCACGCGCGGGAATTGTGGACCCGCGCGCCTGGTGAAAAGGCCATGTTGCTGGTGCCACGCCGCAACCATTTCACCGTGATGGTGAGTCGACGCGCCGTTCAGGCGATGGCGGACTGGTTCGGCCGACACGTTTGA